A genomic window from Chaetodon auriga isolate fChaAug3 chromosome 13, fChaAug3.hap1, whole genome shotgun sequence includes:
- the LOC143330824 gene encoding uncharacterized protein LOC143330824 — protein MVQRGTTWKAAPRQCLTVRCPVKHCGEPLNVTWCKLLNSNRCEWIHDTENIEIKQNDKDVKDELISFLTFKRISIDDDGLYKCSLKGHGYNSISHVINISVSDLNQGVKNSDDSADELPPVAGDKDVSWLPYLSICVSIALLVATLTMVTLLSTYGWRRILTPSITKEKEISTHSIPDLPQRSAPSAAFLQTHCRPPWQPPPMTNGNQPAVANTADESQMSDRAVYAVINHRQARIPVREQHPETTQNKRAEYAVVNVP, from the exons ATGGTCCAGAGAGGCACGACATGGAAAGCTGCCCCTCGACAGTGTCTGACAGTCAGGTGTCCAGTCAAACACTGCGGAGAACCACTGAATGTCACCTGGTGTAAACTGCTCAACTCAAACAGATGTGAATGGATTCATGATACGGAGaatatagaaataaaacagaatgacaAAGACGTTAAAGATGAACTGATCTCATTTTTGACTTTCAAACGGATTTCCATCGATGACGACGGCCTGTACAAATGCTCTTTAAAAGGACACGGATATAATTCCATCAGTCATGTCATCAACATCTCAGTTTCAG ACCTAAACCAGGGGGTGAAAAACTCAGACGATAGTGCAG ATGAGTTACCGCCGGTTGCTGGTGATAAAGATGTGTCCTGGCTGCCCTACCTTTCCATCTGTGTTAGCATAGCTCTTCTGGTTGCCACACTGACAATGGTGACCCTCTTGAGTACCTACGGCTGGAGAC GAATCCTGACCCCCAGCATCACAAAGGAAAAG GAGATATCCACTCATAGTATACCTGACCTCCCTCAGAGGAGCGCTCCTTCCGCTGCTTTCCTGCAAACCCACTGCAGACCACCATGGCAACCTCCCCCAATGACCAATGGAAACCAGCCTGCTGTGGCAAACACAGCAGATGAAAGTCAAATGTCAGACCGTGCAGTGTACGCAGTCATCAACCACCGGCAGGCCAGGATAcctgtcagagagcagcaccCTGAGACTACACAAAATAAAAGGGCAGAATATGCTGTCGTCAATGTTCCCTGA